In Pseudobacter ginsenosidimutans, the following are encoded in one genomic region:
- a CDS encoding GH92 family glycosyl hydrolase — protein MNKLSHIRKLCYCFLISCLAKSAAAQKEGLVQYVNTLQGTDSKFELSWGNTYPTTALPYGMHTWAAQTGKNGEGWKYQYSVNTIRGFQQAHQCSPWVSDYGVFSLMPEAGELIVDQDKRAAAFSHANETAKPHYYKVKFDNGISTEMSPTERGAHLRFSFPKGKDAYIVLDGYTKQSKITIIPGERKITGYVNNQRFAPESFRNYFVIIFDQPFEAYGTWENKNNSIQPDAADAEGDGKGAYIRFRKGVKVQARVASSYISAEQAQVTWERELGEHKTLEQTKSKAASIWNKLLGRVLVEGGTEEQKATFYSCLFRANLFSRQFFEYDKNGNPYYWSPYDAKVHSGYMYTDNGFWDTFRSQFPLTNILHPAMQGRYMQALLDAQKQCGWLPSWSFPGETGGMVGNHSISLLTDAWVKGIRSFNPDSALKAYAHEAMNKGPWGGANGRAGWKEYWQLGFVPYPESEGSTAQTLEYAYDDFCAWQLARMTGNKFYEEIFGRVMFNYRNVFDSTIGFMRGRRNDGSWKPDFDPYVWGGPYTEGNAWHYNWSVFHDVQGLINLTGGDKRFTSKIDSVFTAPNTVKYGTYGTMIHEMKEMVLSGMGQYAHGNQPIQHMIYLYSYAGQPWKTQYHVRQVMEKLYNSSEKGFPGDEDQGGMSSWYVLSALGIYSVCPGTDQYVLGSPVFPKATITMENGKQFIIEAVNNNKENVYIQSATLNGVQHTKNYITYSDLANGGHLKFEMDSLPNQQRGINENDRPFSLSAPKR, from the coding sequence ATGAATAAACTATCTCACATCAGGAAGCTTTGTTATTGCTTCCTGATCAGTTGCCTTGCCAAAAGCGCCGCTGCGCAGAAAGAAGGATTGGTACAATATGTAAACACTTTACAGGGTACTGATTCAAAATTCGAGCTGAGCTGGGGCAATACCTACCCCACTACTGCATTGCCCTACGGCATGCATACCTGGGCTGCGCAGACCGGCAAGAATGGCGAAGGCTGGAAATACCAATACTCCGTAAATACCATCCGCGGTTTTCAGCAGGCGCATCAGTGCAGCCCCTGGGTAAGCGATTACGGCGTGTTCTCACTCATGCCGGAAGCCGGAGAACTGATAGTGGACCAGGACAAGCGCGCAGCTGCCTTCTCTCACGCCAATGAAACAGCGAAACCACATTACTACAAAGTGAAATTCGATAACGGTATCAGCACCGAAATGTCGCCCACGGAAAGGGGCGCACACCTGCGTTTCAGTTTCCCAAAAGGAAAGGACGCTTACATTGTTTTGGATGGTTATACCAAACAAAGCAAGATCACCATCATTCCGGGCGAGCGAAAGATCACCGGCTATGTGAACAACCAGCGTTTTGCTCCGGAATCTTTCAGGAACTATTTCGTGATCATATTCGATCAGCCCTTCGAAGCTTATGGCACATGGGAAAATAAGAACAATAGCATCCAGCCGGATGCAGCTGATGCAGAAGGGGATGGGAAAGGCGCTTATATCAGATTCAGGAAAGGAGTGAAGGTGCAGGCTCGTGTTGCCAGCTCCTATATCAGTGCGGAACAGGCACAGGTGACCTGGGAGCGGGAATTAGGTGAACACAAAACACTGGAGCAAACAAAGAGCAAAGCTGCTTCCATCTGGAACAAACTGCTTGGGCGTGTATTGGTTGAAGGCGGAACCGAAGAGCAAAAAGCAACTTTCTACAGCTGTTTATTCCGCGCCAATCTTTTCAGCCGTCAGTTTTTTGAATACGATAAAAATGGAAATCCATACTACTGGAGCCCTTACGATGCTAAAGTGCATAGCGGCTATATGTATACAGACAATGGCTTCTGGGATACATTCCGTTCACAATTCCCGCTCACCAATATTCTGCATCCGGCTATGCAGGGCCGTTATATGCAGGCTTTGCTGGACGCACAAAAGCAGTGCGGCTGGTTACCGAGCTGGTCGTTTCCCGGAGAAACCGGCGGTATGGTGGGTAATCATTCCATTTCCCTGCTCACCGATGCATGGGTGAAAGGTATCCGCAGCTTCAATCCGGATTCTGCATTGAAAGCCTATGCACATGAAGCTATGAACAAAGGACCCTGGGGCGGCGCCAACGGAAGGGCCGGATGGAAAGAATACTGGCAACTGGGTTTCGTTCCTTATCCTGAATCAGAAGGCTCCACTGCACAAACACTCGAATATGCATATGATGATTTCTGCGCCTGGCAACTGGCCCGCATGACTGGCAACAAATTCTATGAGGAAATATTCGGTCGTGTGATGTTCAACTACAGGAACGTATTTGATTCCACCATCGGTTTCATGCGTGGCCGCAGGAACGATGGAAGCTGGAAACCTGATTTCGATCCCTACGTATGGGGCGGACCTTATACTGAAGGCAATGCCTGGCATTACAACTGGTCTGTTTTCCACGACGTGCAGGGACTGATCAATCTCACGGGTGGCGACAAAAGATTTACCAGCAAGATCGATTCTGTTTTCACTGCTCCGAATACGGTGAAATACGGCACATATGGAACCATGATCCACGAGATGAAAGAAATGGTGCTGTCGGGCATGGGACAGTATGCGCACGGAAATCAGCCGATCCAGCATATGATCTATCTCTACAGCTATGCAGGGCAACCCTGGAAAACACAGTACCACGTACGGCAGGTAATGGAAAAACTGTACAACAGTTCCGAGAAAGGATTTCCGGGCGATGAGGACCAGGGCGGCATGTCTTCCTGGTATGTACTGAGCGCGCTGGGCATTTACAGTGTTTGTCCGGGTACCGATCAATATGTACTGGGCAGTCCTGTTTTTCCTAAAGCGACCATCACCATGGAAAATGGAAAACAGTTCATCATCGAAGCGGTCAACAATAACAAAGAGAATGTGTATATCCAGTCTGCTACCTTGAATGGAGTACAGCATACAAAGAATTACATCACTTACAGCGACCTGGCAAATGGCGGCCATCTCAAATTTGAAATGGACAGCCTGCCGAACCAACAGCGAGGTATAAACGAAAACGACCGGCCTTTTTCTCTTTCTGCTCCTAAACGATAA
- a CDS encoding discoidin domain-containing protein, giving the protein MFRSIFTSIIVALTSVTLQAQTRQSLNSNKVQWKLTPQSAIGKDSVQLYAPGFNTGNWVNAVVPGAVFTSYVEAGLEKDPNFGDNIYQVDKSKYNRNFWYRTELDIAKQPGETIWLNFEGINRRGEVFFNGVRLGLLDGFMHRGKFDITELVQTGKKNVLAVLVYWPTLPVPNLASPTYISSDGWDWMPSVPGLLQGITDDVYLTTTGRVTLVDPWVRTDLTREKDGLVSLTVGLMNSGEKELKGVISGTIQPGNISFSRNLNIGAGKTIQQSFDTAIFRQLLIRDPKLWWPNGYGEPHLYTMDLSFSVDGKPSDSRQIRFGIRKYTYDTLGSVLHISVNGERIFIKGGNWGMSEYLLRCRGDEYDLKMQLHREMNYNMVRNWIGSVTDEEFYDACDKYGIMVWDDFWLNSHPNLPTDVFAFNQNAVEKIRRLRNHASIALWCGDNEGYPLPPLNGWLRENVRAFDGDDRWYHANSHSDALTGSGPWVNFHPKWYFTKYPGGFGGNPGWGLRTEIGTAVFTNFESFKKFMPQDKWWPRNEMWDKHFFGKSAFNAGPDNYVSTINKSYGEAAGIEDFCRKAQLVNLETNKAMYEGWLHHMWNDASGIMTWMSQSAYPSMVWQTYDYYYDLTGAYFGVKKANEPIHIQWSYADNSVKLINTTLNKLSNVKAKATVYTLDGKEATQFGKEISLDAAANAATTCFDINFSIDNIAYKTKAVASSFSPEAGDANAVSDGSSGSRWSSNYTDNEWVYIDLGDKKEIAAVTLNWESAYAKAYKIQVSDDAVNWTDVYQTDNGKGGVDQINFKPVHTRYVKMQGIKRASEWGYSLYDFEVYGRNRSSALQDMQFIKLQLTDRQGKLLSDNFYWRSNKSSDYTALNKLPKASLKTSATLKKEGTQSVITASIVNKGRGVAFAIRVQVINSETGKQILPAIMNDNYFTLLKGESKTIRISFDTALLPDGKYKLLAEAYNK; this is encoded by the coding sequence ATGTTCAGATCAATATTCACATCGATCATTGTAGCGCTTACATCCGTAACCCTCCAGGCGCAAACCCGTCAATCCCTCAACAGCAACAAGGTGCAGTGGAAACTTACACCGCAGTCGGCCATTGGCAAAGACAGTGTACAGCTCTATGCCCCAGGTTTCAATACAGGCAACTGGGTGAATGCCGTAGTGCCGGGCGCCGTGTTCACTTCCTACGTGGAAGCCGGACTGGAAAAGGACCCCAACTTCGGCGACAATATCTACCAGGTAGACAAATCCAAATACAACCGGAATTTCTGGTACCGAACAGAACTGGATATTGCCAAACAGCCTGGTGAAACCATCTGGCTGAATTTTGAAGGTATCAATCGCAGGGGCGAAGTATTCTTCAATGGGGTGCGCCTCGGATTGCTGGATGGATTCATGCACCGCGGTAAGTTCGATATCACTGAGCTGGTGCAAACAGGAAAAAAGAATGTGCTGGCTGTACTCGTATACTGGCCAACATTACCTGTGCCCAATCTTGCCAGTCCAACCTATATTTCAAGCGATGGCTGGGACTGGATGCCATCTGTTCCCGGTTTATTGCAGGGGATCACAGATGATGTGTACCTCACCACTACAGGCCGCGTAACGCTGGTGGATCCCTGGGTGCGCACCGATCTGACCAGGGAGAAAGATGGCCTTGTGAGCCTCACCGTTGGCTTGATGAACAGCGGTGAAAAAGAATTGAAAGGCGTGATCTCCGGCACCATCCAGCCCGGTAATATCAGCTTCAGCCGTAATCTGAACATCGGCGCAGGCAAAACCATTCAGCAATCATTCGATACAGCCATCTTCAGGCAATTGCTCATCAGGGACCCGAAACTCTGGTGGCCTAACGGTTATGGTGAGCCGCATCTCTATACCATGGATCTTTCATTTTCCGTGGATGGAAAACCGTCTGACAGCAGGCAGATCAGATTCGGTATCCGTAAATACACCTACGATACGCTAGGCAGTGTGCTGCATATCAGCGTGAACGGCGAAAGGATCTTCATCAAAGGCGGCAACTGGGGGATGAGCGAATACCTCCTCCGCTGCCGCGGCGATGAATACGATCTGAAAATGCAGTTGCACCGTGAAATGAATTACAATATGGTGCGTAACTGGATCGGTTCCGTTACTGATGAGGAATTCTATGATGCATGCGATAAATATGGCATCATGGTATGGGATGATTTCTGGCTCAACTCGCATCCTAATCTTCCAACTGATGTATTTGCCTTCAATCAAAATGCTGTGGAAAAGATCAGGCGGCTGCGTAATCACGCCAGTATTGCGCTATGGTGTGGCGATAATGAAGGTTACCCGCTTCCGCCGCTCAATGGCTGGCTTCGTGAGAATGTGCGTGCTTTTGATGGTGATGATCGCTGGTATCATGCCAACTCACATTCAGATGCCCTTACCGGCAGCGGACCCTGGGTGAACTTCCATCCCAAATGGTATTTCACCAAATATCCAGGAGGCTTTGGCGGTAATCCGGGATGGGGTTTACGTACAGAGATCGGCACAGCCGTGTTCACCAACTTCGAAAGCTTTAAGAAATTCATGCCGCAGGATAAATGGTGGCCCCGCAACGAAATGTGGGATAAACATTTCTTCGGCAAATCCGCTTTCAATGCAGGTCCTGATAATTATGTGAGCACCATCAACAAAAGTTATGGAGAAGCTGCCGGCATCGAAGATTTCTGCCGCAAGGCGCAACTGGTGAACCTGGAAACCAACAAAGCCATGTACGAGGGCTGGCTGCATCATATGTGGAACGATGCTTCCGGCATCATGACCTGGATGAGCCAGAGCGCTTATCCATCGATGGTTTGGCAGACCTATGATTATTACTACGATCTCACCGGAGCTTACTTTGGTGTAAAGAAAGCCAATGAGCCCATCCATATCCAATGGAGCTATGCCGATAATTCCGTGAAGCTGATCAATACTACCCTGAACAAACTCAGTAATGTGAAAGCTAAAGCCACCGTGTATACGCTGGATGGGAAAGAAGCCACGCAATTTGGAAAAGAGATCAGCCTGGATGCTGCAGCCAATGCTGCCACTACCTGCTTCGATATCAATTTCAGTATCGACAATATCGCTTATAAAACAAAGGCCGTAGCGAGTTCTTTCTCTCCTGAAGCGGGCGACGCCAATGCTGTGTCTGATGGCAGCAGTGGCAGTAGATGGAGCAGTAACTATACAGATAACGAGTGGGTGTATATCGATCTTGGTGATAAGAAAGAGATAGCAGCCGTTACACTGAACTGGGAATCCGCCTACGCGAAAGCCTACAAGATCCAGGTATCTGATGATGCTGTGAACTGGACCGATGTTTATCAAACAGACAATGGCAAAGGCGGGGTGGATCAGATCAATTTCAAACCGGTACACACCCGTTATGTGAAAATGCAGGGCATCAAACGGGCTTCCGAATGGGGTTACTCCCTCTATGACTTTGAAGTGTATGGCCGGAACCGCAGCAGTGCATTGCAGGATATGCAATTCATCAAGCTGCAGCTCACAGACCGGCAGGGCAAACTTCTTTCCGATAATTTCTATTGGAGAAGTAATAAGTCGTCTGATTATACTGCGCTCAACAAGCTGCCGAAAGCATCATTGAAAACAAGCGCTACGCTTAAGAAGGAAGGAACCCAATCAGTGATCACTGCGAGTATCGTCAATAAAGGCAGGGGTGTTGCATTTGCCATACGTGTGCAGGTTATCAATTCCGAAACAGGCAAACAAATATTGCCGGCGATCATGAACGACAATTATTTCACATTACTGAAAGGAGAGTCCAAAACTATCCGGATCAGTTTCGATACAGCTTTGCTGCCGGATGGTAAATACAAATTACTCGCAGAGGCTTATAACAAATAG
- a CDS encoding SusC/RagA family TonB-linked outer membrane protein — protein MKDKLTAPYDPPCTFRQMLACISMLITSCLIACMAIAQEAPRLQQVLIDLTARNRPLDKILQDIEAQTQFRFVYNSAELRAAGSVTINRKRINVEQALHELLPAGLEFRQRGYNILVLIKEETAGSAPNKDFLVSGRVVDAAGQPLSGVTVSAGNSRRATVTNEQGSFVINASKNESLEITSVGFEDITVAVTGQPLQIVLSPNRRQALNDVIVIGYGNLQRKRLSTAIATVSGTQLNERAASMNIVEAMAGKVPGASIMLNSGKPGSNPSIKIRGTGSINASNTPLFVLDGIVGLDPMIIDPSIIQSVDILKDAASAAIYGSRGSNGVILMTSKQGVKNKSNIIFSNRVSIATLAREIDLLDAKGALEMIERQYAYMPGRLAPHKDPSNDFARKDELFYPDGTPRYNINWQKEATRTALSTNSSLTFTGGKDNMTSLVNLSYKKQEGIMLNSSLQQINLFANLGWEVKPWLHLKTILNGGGLQSRNVDLNSLGFNAIREMYEYLPFIPVKYSDGSWSRKGDYPGAENSENPIRLLNEVRSVTGQTYVMGNITGTIHLNKKIDLVTIFSGQLGGAYNNYYSGKDVFGFSDLENGIAQRINGNAGAWTNEDYIMYNDRIGKHKFNALAGASWYFNVGTSTFAGAENFFDDFFSYNNLGAGTVRQTPGSDRQQNQMNSFFTRVQYDYDNRYLAGASFRVDGSSRFGANNKYGYFPALWTSWLVSAEPFFQRWLPAVSYLKLRASLGVTGNAEIGNYATLSRLNPTQVIFGGQQQPAVVLSNPGNRNLKWERGEQLNIGIDASLLNDRIAFTAEVYRRRTTDLLYIKQLPATTGYGGIYDNIGSIRNQGLELSIRTRNISGRNLTWTSGINFFLNRSNVLHLNGDIIYNWAGRIMEGQPTDQYFGYYRTGTWSTAEAADAAVFGRKPGDVKWLDRNKNQAKDAGDRVPLGSKMPRYQIDFTNTFSSGPFSVFIDVSSMLGHKLANFSRFIMESHTTSVNSYSAILNAWTSDAQHTSLAQLRLQSDGGENEMDNYYIEDGSFVRVRNIAVHYELQPAILKKLKMEKCTIGINAENYFLFTKYKGFDPEATSFDGDLNQGVDVYQYPKPKTLSLVLQVTF, from the coding sequence ATGAAGGATAAACTAACTGCCCCATATGATCCTCCCTGCACTTTCAGACAGATGCTGGCTTGCATAAGCATGCTGATCACAAGCTGTCTGATTGCCTGTATGGCAATTGCCCAGGAAGCGCCACGGCTGCAGCAGGTGCTCATCGATCTCACTGCACGCAACAGACCACTTGACAAAATATTGCAGGATATTGAAGCCCAAACGCAATTCCGTTTCGTTTATAACAGCGCTGAGCTCAGAGCTGCAGGTTCAGTTACCATCAACCGGAAACGGATCAATGTTGAGCAGGCATTGCATGAACTCCTGCCTGCAGGGTTGGAGTTCCGGCAACGGGGCTACAATATTTTGGTGCTGATAAAAGAAGAAACTGCCGGATCTGCGCCCAATAAGGATTTCCTCGTTAGCGGAAGAGTGGTGGATGCGGCCGGGCAGCCATTGAGCGGTGTAACAGTGTCTGCCGGGAATTCCCGCCGCGCCACAGTTACCAATGAACAGGGCAGTTTTGTGATCAATGCTTCAAAGAATGAAAGTCTCGAAATCACTTCTGTGGGATTTGAAGATATCACTGTTGCCGTCACTGGTCAGCCGTTACAGATAGTGCTCAGTCCAAACCGTCGCCAGGCATTGAATGATGTGATTGTGATCGGTTATGGAAATCTGCAAAGGAAAAGATTATCTACTGCCATCGCCACTGTTTCCGGAACTCAACTCAATGAGCGCGCCGCTTCAATGAACATTGTTGAAGCGATGGCCGGCAAAGTGCCCGGGGCCAGCATCATGCTCAATTCAGGAAAGCCTGGCAGCAATCCCTCTATCAAGATCAGAGGCACTGGTTCCATCAATGCATCCAACACTCCCTTGTTTGTGCTGGATGGAATTGTTGGACTCGACCCGATGATCATCGATCCCAGTATCATACAGTCTGTAGACATCCTGAAAGATGCCGCCTCTGCCGCCATCTATGGATCGAGAGGCAGCAATGGTGTAATATTGATGACATCCAAACAGGGAGTGAAGAACAAATCGAATATCATCTTCTCCAACCGCGTAAGCATCGCAACGCTCGCCCGTGAGATCGATCTGCTGGATGCAAAGGGCGCATTGGAAATGATAGAAAGGCAATATGCCTATATGCCAGGCAGGCTGGCGCCGCATAAAGATCCCTCCAATGATTTTGCACGTAAGGATGAATTGTTCTATCCGGATGGCACACCGCGTTACAATATCAACTGGCAGAAAGAAGCCACCAGGACTGCCCTCTCCACCAACAGTTCCCTGACCTTTACCGGAGGTAAAGACAATATGACCAGCCTGGTGAATCTGTCTTACAAAAAACAGGAAGGCATCATGCTGAACAGTTCTTTGCAGCAGATCAATCTTTTTGCCAATCTCGGCTGGGAAGTGAAGCCCTGGCTGCATCTCAAGACCATCCTGAACGGAGGTGGATTGCAATCCCGCAATGTAGACCTCAATTCACTTGGGTTCAATGCCATCCGCGAAATGTATGAGTACCTTCCATTCATTCCTGTAAAATACAGCGATGGCTCCTGGAGCCGCAAAGGCGATTATCCCGGTGCGGAAAATTCCGAGAATCCGATCCGCTTGCTGAATGAAGTAAGATCCGTAACCGGTCAGACCTATGTAATGGGTAATATCACAGGAACCATTCACCTGAATAAGAAAATCGATCTCGTTACCATCTTCAGCGGTCAGCTGGGTGGCGCTTACAACAATTATTACTCAGGAAAAGATGTGTTTGGTTTTTCCGACCTGGAAAATGGAATTGCACAACGGATAAATGGCAATGCAGGCGCCTGGACCAATGAAGATTATATCATGTACAACGATCGTATCGGCAAACATAAGTTCAATGCGCTGGCCGGTGCGAGCTGGTATTTCAATGTAGGTACTTCCACATTTGCAGGTGCTGAAAATTTCTTCGACGATTTTTTCAGTTACAATAATCTCGGAGCAGGTACTGTGCGTCAAACGCCGGGATCGGACAGACAGCAAAACCAGATGAATTCTTTTTTCACCCGCGTGCAATACGATTATGATAACCGTTACCTGGCTGGAGCCTCCTTCAGAGTGGATGGCTCTTCCCGCTTTGGAGCGAATAACAAATACGGTTATTTCCCTGCCCTGTGGACAAGCTGGTTGGTTTCCGCAGAACCTTTCTTTCAACGCTGGTTGCCAGCAGTGAGTTACCTGAAACTGCGCGCCAGCCTGGGCGTAACGGGAAATGCCGAGATCGGCAATTACGCAACTTTGTCGAGGCTCAATCCAACGCAGGTAATATTTGGCGGACAGCAGCAACCCGCTGTGGTATTGTCGAATCCCGGCAACAGGAATTTGAAATGGGAGCGGGGGGAACAGTTGAATATCGGTATCGATGCCAGTCTGCTGAACGATCGCATCGCCTTCACTGCAGAAGTATACCGCCGCCGCACAACCGATTTGTTGTACATCAAGCAATTGCCAGCCACCACCGGTTATGGTGGCATCTACGATAATATCGGTTCCATCCGCAACCAGGGACTGGAGCTCAGTATCCGCACCAGGAATATTTCCGGCCGGAACCTCACCTGGACCAGTGGCATCAACTTTTTCCTGAACCGTTCCAATGTACTTCACCTCAACGGAGATATCATTTATAACTGGGCCGGGCGTATCATGGAAGGGCAGCCTACCGATCAATATTTCGGATACTACCGGACCGGTACCTGGAGCACTGCTGAAGCTGCGGATGCCGCCGTGTTCGGCAGAAAACCCGGAGATGTGAAATGGCTAGACCGGAATAAGAACCAGGCAAAAGATGCAGGTGACCGGGTGCCGCTCGGCAGCAAGATGCCACGTTATCAGATCGATTTCACCAATACTTTCAGCAGCGGCCCATTTAGTGTGTTCATAGATGTTAGCAGCATGCTGGGGCATAAGCTGGCCAACTTTTCACGGTTCATCATGGAAAGCCATACTACCAGCGTGAACAGCTACTCCGCTATCCTTAATGCCTGGACGTCTGATGCACAGCATACAAGCCTGGCACAGCTCAGGCTGCAATCCGATGGTGGTGAAAATGAAATGGACAATTATTATATCGAAGATGGCTCCTTTGTGCGTGTGCGTAATATCGCTGTTCACTATGAACTGCAACCCGCCATCCTGAAAAAATTGAAAATGGAAAAATGTACCATCGGCATCAATGCGGAAAACTATTTCCTGTTCACGAAATACAAGGGATTTGATCCTGAAGCCACTTCCTTCGATGGCGATCTTAACCAGGGAGTGGACGTGTATCAATATCCAAAACCTAAAACATTATCCCTGGTGCTACAGGTTACTTTTTAA
- a CDS encoding RagB/SusD family nutrient uptake outer membrane protein: MKQLVKILICLAVLQNASCSKFLEEDPAGFISPEKYYTTELQVQAAVNGTYTGLDDIFSTDIGVAVSPSFSLEYLTGYSYRLRPAANADNQFLRLDPIDPANGYLENWWKAVYYPMENCNSVIDNLGRTTFLPESDKKKYLGEVYFLRAWYYFMGVRLFGDIPLKTTPTTDFNNVHIPKAKQAELYNQIVADLKMAEQSGLPWTDASGHVSLGAVKSLLAKVYITMAGYPLRKGNTYYQLAYDKAREVISSQQFSLFASYGDLRKNSLKNTGEHIFMLQRDLANAGNMLHFALMPFPDLPITIQPAYGGALAPRLEFYQSFNAADHRKGEQVFFFTEYPGFNNPTHIIPLPVPLIFKYWDEQAEQIGKTGQNFPYLRYADVLLLCAEARASLDGGSTTNTFAIDAWHQVHRRAFPGSVKPAQLHVNDVLKERFWELCFEWHTWYDMLRTRKALNTTTGQIVDLLGYQAPNHVHPFSEKDLLLPVPLSEVQKNPLLK; this comes from the coding sequence ATGAAGCAACTGGTAAAAATATTGATTTGTTTGGCAGTGCTGCAGAACGCTTCCTGCAGCAAGTTCCTGGAAGAAGATCCTGCCGGCTTCATCAGTCCTGAAAAATATTACACTACGGAACTCCAGGTGCAGGCCGCCGTAAATGGAACCTATACCGGACTTGATGATATTTTCTCCACAGATATCGGTGTTGCCGTAAGTCCGTCTTTCTCGCTGGAATACCTCACCGGTTACAGTTATCGTTTGCGTCCGGCAGCTAATGCCGATAACCAGTTCCTCCGCCTGGATCCCATCGATCCGGCCAATGGCTATTTGGAAAATTGGTGGAAGGCCGTGTATTATCCAATGGAAAACTGCAATAGTGTAATCGATAATTTAGGACGAACTACCTTTCTGCCGGAATCAGATAAAAAGAAATACCTGGGCGAAGTATATTTTCTCCGCGCCTGGTATTATTTCATGGGTGTTCGACTTTTCGGTGACATCCCTTTGAAAACAACACCCACTACGGATTTTAACAATGTACATATTCCCAAAGCGAAACAGGCGGAACTGTATAACCAGATCGTGGCCGATCTGAAAATGGCCGAACAATCGGGTCTGCCCTGGACTGATGCTTCAGGTCATGTATCGCTGGGGGCCGTGAAATCCCTGCTGGCAAAAGTGTACATCACTATGGCCGGTTACCCGCTGAGGAAAGGAAATACTTATTATCAACTGGCATATGATAAAGCCCGTGAAGTGATCAGCAGCCAGCAATTTTCCCTGTTTGCCAGTTATGGCGACCTAAGGAAGAATTCCCTGAAGAATACCGGCGAACATATTTTCATGTTGCAGCGCGACCTGGCAAATGCCGGTAATATGCTGCATTTTGCACTCATGCCTTTCCCCGATCTGCCGATCACCATTCAGCCCGCTTATGGCGGGGCGCTGGCGCCCAGGCTGGAATTCTATCAATCTTTCAACGCAGCTGATCATCGGAAAGGAGAACAGGTTTTCTTTTTTACAGAATATCCCGGATTCAACAATCCCACCCATATTATCCCGTTGCCCGTGCCGCTGATCTTCAAATACTGGGATGAGCAGGCAGAGCAGATCGGGAAAACAGGACAGAATTTTCCTTACCTGCGATATGCCGATGTATTGTTGCTTTGCGCCGAAGCACGCGCCAGCCTGGATGGAGGAAGTACTACCAATACCTTCGCTATCGATGCATGGCACCAGGTGCACCGGCGCGCTTTTCCCGGCAGTGTAAAACCTGCACAGCTCCACGTGAATGATGTGCTGAAAGAAAGATTCTGGGAACTATGCTTTGAATGGCATACCTGGTACGATATGCTGCGGACGCGCAAGGCATTGAACACTACTACGGGACAAATAGTGGATCTTCTCGGTTATCAGGCGCCGAATCATGTACATCCGTTTTCAGAAAAAGACCTTCTGCTGCCTGTTCCGCTGAGCGAGGTCCAGAAAAACCCTTTGCTCAAGTAG
- a CDS encoding FecR family protein, with product MEQERLQKLIDKVLSGQATPLEQQELDQWYAAQDEAQGLTEGMDTQEKSAVGSQLFRSIEQRIQSGEAQEAMAAPVYAMPSRNNRKWWIAAAVVALLGFGGIYFFNTRPAGSALAAVWQEVRTTTDVQVVRLPDGSKIWLNAGSGIRYDTAFSNGKREIWLQGEAYFDVAQRPDKPFEVHTGHVTTQVLGTAFNIDAYNSTDKIIVTVNSGKVALRDAGRLISQVLPNQRIVCKADGSFSKDSATVNDMMAWTSGQLVFRNMKFSEVAKRLERKFRAELIFRDASIGNCSITASFTPSTTLEEILDMLALINGSEITSGKAYNQFYISGKKQCK from the coding sequence ATGGAACAAGAAAGATTACAGAAGTTGATAGATAAGGTACTTAGCGGCCAGGCAACCCCGTTGGAACAACAGGAGCTTGATCAATGGTATGCAGCACAGGATGAGGCGCAGGGATTGACAGAAGGAATGGATACACAGGAAAAATCTGCGGTAGGTTCACAATTGTTCCGCTCGATCGAGCAGCGGATCCAATCCGGCGAAGCGCAGGAAGCAATGGCGGCTCCCGTGTATGCAATGCCATCCCGTAATAACCGCAAATGGTGGATAGCCGCCGCTGTGGTGGCGCTGTTGGGATTTGGAGGCATTTACTTTTTCAATACCAGGCCCGCCGGATCCGCACTGGCGGCTGTTTGGCAGGAAGTAAGAACAACCACTGATGTACAGGTAGTCCGACTGCCCGATGGTTCGAAAATTTGGCTGAATGCCGGCTCCGGGATACGTTACGATACAGCTTTCTCCAATGGTAAACGCGAGATCTGGTTGCAGGGCGAAGCTTATTTCGATGTGGCGCAGCGGCCGGATAAACCATTTGAAGTACATACCGGTCATGTTACCACGCAGGTGCTGGGCACTGCTTTCAATATCGATGCTTACAACTCAACTGATAAGATCATTGTTACTGTGAACAGCGGAAAAGTAGCTTTGCGTGATGCCGGCAGGCTCATAAGCCAGGTATTGCCAAACCAACGCATCGTTTGCAAGGCCGATGGCAGCTTCAGCAAAGACAGTGCAACGGTCAACGATATGATGGCCTGGACCAGCGGTCAGCTGGTTTTCCGCAACATGAAATTCAGTGAAGTAGCCAAACGCCTGGAAAGAAAATTCCGCGCTGAACTGATCTTCCGCGATGCCAGTATCGGCAACTGTTCCATTACTGCCAGTTTCACTCCCTCCACTACACTGGAAGAGATCCTGGACATGCTCGCCCTGATCAATGGCAGTGAGATCACCTCCGGAAAAGCCTACAATCAATTTTATATCTCCGGCAAGAAGCAATGTAAATAG